Within Actinosynnema pretiosum, the genomic segment CGAGGCGCTGCGCGAGTTCGCCCGGCACTGCGCGGACCAGCTCGGCGCGGACTGCGCGGGCAGGCGGCGCGCGGTGCTGCGGGCGTTCCTCGACCTGCTGTCGGCGGCCGAGGACGAGCCGGGCGACTGGGCGCCGCTGGTGCGGGCGGTCCGGGTGGACGCCGAGCAGCCCGCCCCGCGCGCGGTGGCGTGACCGGCGGCCCCGCCCCCTCGGGGCGGGACCGCCGAGCGCTGCCCGACCGCCGGATCGCCCGGCCACCGGCTACCGGTAGGTGATGTTCGACGAGGAGTACAGGCAGTTCGTGCTGTCCGGGCCGCTGCCGATCTTGCTCGGCTCGCCGCTCGTGACGCCCTTGTACTTCTCGCACACCACGATCTTCTTGCTGCTGTCGCCGACGATCGTGACGTTCGTGTACTTCGCGGTGTCTCCGTAGTTCGTGTTGATCCCGGCGAGGACCTTGCCCGGCGAGTACGCGGTCACGTTCTCCAGGATCACATTCCGCTTGTACTGGGTGCCGCAGTTGCCGCACGAGCGGTAGAGCTTCCCGAAATCGTCGACCTGGAAGTTCTTGATGTGGATCGTGCCCGGCCCGTTGTGCTGGAACACCTTGTCCGACGCCTTGCGCGCGCCGCCGCCGTTCACGGTCATCTTCTGCGACGAGGAGGAGCCCTTGAGCGTCGCGGCGTCCTCGCCGACGTCCTCCCACCACACGTTGTTCAGCGTGCAGGTGCCCAGGCAGTGCACGCCGTCGGCGGCGGGCGAGCCCAGCACGACGTTGGACAGCGTGGCCCCGTTGGCCAGCTCGAAGAGCGGCGACTGCCCTTCGTCCTGACCGCCGTTGCCCAGGTCGCCGGTGCCGTAGAACCGCTTGAGGCCACCGTCGTACGACCCGGACACCTTGATCTTCGCCCCGACCCCCTGCGAGCCGTTCGGCGACGGGAACGCGCTCCCGGCTGCCGACGCGCTCCCCGCGCCCGCCGCGACCGTCACCGCGGCCAGCAGCAGCGCGCCCATTCCGGACAGGATTCGACGAGTCAACACCTTTGTTGTTCCTCCCGAGGTCTCGCGGCAGCGGAACCGGAGTGCGGGGCGGAACGGACGCTACGGACCGGAAATGCGCGCTGTCAACGGGGGATTTCGTTCGGGGCAAAGGATTCAGGTAGGTGAAACGACGTCGAAGGAATTCAGCTCGACGCGGCGCGCGGGTGTGGTCGAACGGCCGCGAAACAGCTGCGCCCACCCGGTGGTCCTCACCCCGAGGCCCGGTCCGCCGCCAGCAGCGCCAGCGCCAGGTGCAGGTCCTGCACGGCCAGGCCCGAGCTGTCGAACGCGGTGATCTCCTCCGCCGACCGCCTGCCCCGCGCCGCGCCCGCCAGGACGTGGCCCAGTGCGGTCACCGGGGCGTCGGCGGGGGCGTGCTGGAACTCGCCGATCTCCCTCGACTGCTCGGGCAGGTCGCAGAACAGGGTCGCGGTGGCCAGCAGCTCGGGCGGGAGCTCCTGCTTGCCGCGCGCGTCCGAGCCCATGCTGGACACGTGCGCGCCGGGGCGCAGCCAGCGCGCGTCGAACAGCGGGGCGCGCGCGGTGGTCGCGGTGACCACGATGTCGCTGGCGCACGCGGCCTCCGGGCCGCCCGGCTCGGCGGGCAGGCCCCTGGCGCGCAGCGCCCGGACGAACTCCTCCCCGCCGCTCCTGGCCACCACCACGATCCGCTCCAGCCGCCGCACCCGCGCCACCGCCACGCACTCGTGCAGCGCCTGGTTCCCCGAACCGAAGATCGCCATGCTGCGGGAGTCCTCGCGGGACAACGCGTCCACCGCGACCGCGTCCGCCGCCGCCGTGCGCAGGGCGTTCGCCGCGCCCGCCTCCACCACGGCGGCCAGGCGGCCGGTCCCGTTGTCCAGCAGCAGGATCGTCGAGTTGTGCCTGGGCGCGTCGGCGTTGCCCGGCCAGTACGCGCCGACCTTCACGCCCGCGACCTCCGGCGTGGACGCGGACTTCACGGTGAAGCGGTTCGCCCGCTCGTGCGCGTGGCCGACGACCACCGGGAACGTCGTGGCCTCCCCGCCCGCCGCCGCCAGCAGCGCCGCCCGCGCCGCCCCGAACGCCAGCTCCGGGGTCGCCAGCTCGGCGCTCCGCTCCTCCGACAGCACCCGCACCGCGCTCACCACCCGTTCACCCGCGCCCACACCTCGGGCTCCCGCCCGCCGCCGACCACGTGGTACTCGCCGTGCTGGGCCGCCGTCGCGCAGGCGTGCACGGGCAGCACGCGCAACCTCGTGCCCACCGGGAAGTCCGGCAGCCCGCGGGCGCTGCCCTCGCGCATCCCCAGCACCCCGTGCTCCTGGGACGCGCCCACCATCAGCAGGTCCGGCACCACCCCGCCGTCCTCCAGCGCCACCACGCCGTACGCCTGGTCCACCGGCTGCACCCCGGTTCCCCGGTCGCGGGAGGTCGCCATCCAGCCGCCGTCGGTCATGATCCAGCCGCGCTCCCTCCGGTGCCCGATCACGGTGACCACCACGGACAGCGCCAGGTCGTCCAGCCCGCACACGCCCACACCCGCCATGACCAGGTCGAAGAACGCGTAGTTGCCCGCGCGGACCTCCGTGACGCCGGTCAGGTCGCGCGCGGCGTGCGCGGTCGGGGTCGAGCCGACGCTCACCACCGGGCACGGGAAGCCGCCCGCGCGCAAGGTCTCCGCGACCCGCACGGCGGTGGCGCGCTCGTGCTCGGCGGCCCGCGCCAGCTCCTCGGGGGTGTACCGGAAGTACGACTCGCCCGCGTGGGTCAGCACCCCGCGCAGCAGGTCCCCGCCCAGCGCGCCCGCGATCTCCAGCACGGCGGGGGAGTCCGGCGGCACCCCGCCCCGGTGACCGTCGCAGTCCACCTCCAGCAGCGCCGGAACCCCTCGCGCGGCAACGGCCTCGGCCTGCTCCACGCTGTCCAGCAGCACCACCAGGTCCACGCCGCGCTCGCGCAGCGCGCGCACCCGGTCCAGTTTGGACGGTGCGATCCCCACCGCGTACAGCACGTCGTCGTACCCCGCGTCGGCGAACAC encodes:
- a CDS encoding pectate lyase, which translates into the protein MGALLLAAVTVAAGAGSASAAGSAFPSPNGSQGVGAKIKVSGSYDGGLKRFYGTGDLGNGGQDEGQSPLFELANGATLSNVVLGSPAADGVHCLGTCTLNNVWWEDVGEDAATLKGSSSSQKMTVNGGGARKASDKVFQHNGPGTIHIKNFQVDDFGKLYRSCGNCGTQYKRNVILENVTAYSPGKVLAGINTNYGDTAKYTNVTIVGDSSKKIVVCEKYKGVTSGEPSKIGSGPDSTNCLYSSSNITYR
- a CDS encoding ornithine cyclodeaminase family protein, translated to MGAGERVVSAVRVLSEERSAELATPELAFGAARAALLAAAGGEATTFPVVVGHAHERANRFTVKSASTPEVAGVKVGAYWPGNADAPRHNSTILLLDNGTGRLAAVVEAGAANALRTAAADAVAVDALSREDSRSMAIFGSGNQALHECVAVARVRRLERIVVVARSGGEEFVRALRARGLPAEPGGPEAACASDIVVTATTARAPLFDARWLRPGAHVSSMGSDARGKQELPPELLATATLFCDLPEQSREIGEFQHAPADAPVTALGHVLAGAARGRRSAEEITAFDSSGLAVQDLHLALALLAADRASG
- a CDS encoding alanine racemase, whose translation is MTPPTPHLRLDREVLQRNADRLRARITALGPVLRPHVKTSKSPRVAEVLLGGAPGPITVSTLREAEVFADAGYDDVLYAVGIAPSKLDRVRALRERGVDLVVLLDSVEQAEAVAARGVPALLEVDCDGHRGGVPPDSPAVLEIAGALGGDLLRGVLTHAGESYFRYTPEELARAAEHERATAVRVAETLRAGGFPCPVVSVGSTPTAHAARDLTGVTEVRAGNYAFFDLVMAGVGVCGLDDLALSVVVTVIGHRRERGWIMTDGGWMATSRDRGTGVQPVDQAYGVVALEDGGVVPDLLMVGASQEHGVLGMREGSARGLPDFPVGTRLRVLPVHACATAAQHGEYHVVGGGREPEVWARVNGW